From the genome of Gorilla gorilla gorilla isolate KB3781 chromosome 4, NHGRI_mGorGor1-v2.1_pri, whole genome shotgun sequence:
CTAGTGCCCCTGCCACCCTCTTTCCTAAGGGAGGCTGCAGACTTCTTCCATGGCCGAAAATCCACATCTAAGTCCCCAGCACTGGCTAAAAGGCCCTGTCATGGGGGCTCCCTGTCCCAGCTGACATTGGAGGAAGAATGATGTGGGAGGCAGGGACCCTCTTCTACTTGGAGCTCAGGGACCCTCTTCCATTCCCACCTGGCTCCTCCTCTTTGCTGGTGCTGGAAGGAGCAGGGGAAAGTGGTGACTCCACCCTGCCTTGACCCCATATTTCTCAGAGCTGGTATCATTGATGACACCCGTCTTCGATCTTCACACAGGCCTGCCTGGAGAACAGCCCACAGCACAGTGCCCTCCCAGCAGATGATGAGTCTGGGGTGCTGGTCCGGTAAAGCTTCAGGAATGATGGCAGAAAAAGGAGCTCTGTCTTCTGCTCTGAAAGTGGGGAGATGGCAGGGCCCCAGCATTCACATCCTAGGCCACAGGGGTGTGGGTGTTCAATGTTGGTTGCCAACACCACTGCCAACCACTTCTGGAAGCGTTTGcctgtttgtttgcttgtgtttCTACAGTGTCAAGTGCTAGATGCTCTTAAACTCAGGGTGGGGGAAGATTTCACCACTAGAGAGGGTGTTCTTTCCTGCTGTCATCTCTGGGGGCATCTGATGCTTGTGACCTCCAGATGGTATGGAAATAGTCCCAACCCTGGGCACCAGGAGACAGGAGGCTCAGTCCTGGCCTTCTCCGCCTCCGCTTGTCCTGCTGTGAGCTTTCCACAAGGCACCCCATGCCACTGGGCCATTCTCACCTGGGAATTGAGAAAGAACAATCTGCCCCTTATGGAAAGACAAAATGAGGCAAAGGGCCCCTTGTGTTGGGGGCAGGATCCCTGCACTCAGAGGGATTTAGAAGCTGAAATAACTgggttgggagcagtggctcacaccagtaatctcagtactttgggaggccagggagggtggaTCCCCTAAtgtcaagagctcgagaccagcctggccaacatagtgaaaccccgtctctactaaaaaagtacaaaacttagcccggcatagtggcgggcgcctgtaatcccagctactggggaggctgaggcgggagaatcactggaacccaggaggtggaggttgcagtgaggcaacatcatgccactgcactccatcctgggagacagaatgagactccatcaaaaacaagaaagaaagaaagacaaagaaagaaagaaagaaagaagaaagaaagaaagaaagacaaagaaagaaagaaagaaagaagaaagaaagaaagaaagaaagaaagaaagaaagaaagaaagagagaaagagagaaagaaaagaaaggaaggaaggaaggaaggaaggaaggaaggaaagaaagaaagaaaagtaactaaaataactaaataactgAGTAGCACCACACCACCTGCTCTGGAGAAaggacttttgttgttgttgttgtcgttgttgtggttgttgaaatggagtctcactctggcgcccaggctggagtgccgtggcccgatcttggctcacggcaacctctgcgtcctgggttcaagcgattctacctcCTCgccctccggagtaactgggattgcaggcttctgccaccacacacagctacttttgtatttttaagagatggagttttgccatgttggctagtctggccttgaactcctgacctcaagtgatccacccacctcagtcttccaaagtgctgggattacaggcatgagccaccgtgcccagcctggagaaAGGACTTTAAATGACGCAATGTGGGAAGAGCAAGGTTGTGGAGATCTGCTGCCCTGGCTGAGGTAGCTCATGCAAtcagtctctctgagcctcagtctcccgatctgtgaaatgggatgatAGTCATACCTCCTACACAAGATAAGTGGCAGGTCAGACGTGAGAATGCACAGGCAGGCCTTTGACAACTGGATAAGCTCTACACAGGtctggaaaggaggaagagacaaAAGAGGACGGGCTTCCATGGCTGGATGGGGCCTCTTTCGGCGTGATGTGTTCTCAGTTCCAAAGCTGGGGGAGAgactcaaatctttttttttttcttttttttaaattattattattattttactttaagttttagggtacatgtgcacaatgtgcaggttagttacatgtgtatacctgtgccatgctggtgtgctgcacccattaacttgtcatttagcattaggtatatctcctaaagctatccttcccccctccccccaccccacaacagtccccagagtgtgatgttcccctgagACTCAAATCTTCAAGAGCTCTTCCAACCTTGAGATTCTCTGATGGTTTCAGGGCTGTGGGAGGAAGCGCTTGTGGTCCGTGTCTGTTCCCGGGATTTCTGTTTCTTGGTTTTGTATCTCTGCTACAGGTCCAAGGAGCTGAGGCAATATCTTGAGTCTGGGTTCTTCATCCCCAGTGACCTGGGGGAGCGCCCCCGCCTCCGCCCCAAGGTTCAGGGAAAGGGGAGAGCAATGTGTGGGGTTGGTTCTCTCTAGTGGTCAGTGTTAGCACTGCATCCAGCTGACTCAGGTGGGCCCAGGAGTCATCAGCAAAAGTGGAATTTGGGACTCAATGGTGCTCAGAACCCCCACAATCTACTGGCTGTGTTTGGCCCCTTTTCCCAACACACACATTCTGTTTGGTGGGTGGAAGTTAAACACgcggggaggaggaaagggataGAGAGTGGAATGGGGTCGGTAGGGGTCTCAAGGACTGGCTATCCTGACAGCCTTCCCCACGTTCAGGTTGACCAACATGGCCTGCAGCCAGAGGGCACCCACCTGACCCTTAAAGAGAGGACAAGTTGGGTGGTGTCTCTGGCTGACACTCTGTGCACAATCCTTACAACACTGGTGACGGTGAGAAGGGAAAGACGACAAGCCAGGGGGCATGATCCCAGCATGTGTGGGAGGAGCTTCTAAATTATCCATTAGCACAAGCCCATCAGTGGCCCCATGCATAAATGTACACAGAAACAGGTGGGGTCAAGCAGGGAGAGAGAACTGGCCAGGGTATAAAAAGGGCCCACAAGAGACCGGCTCTAGGATCCCAAGGCCCAACTCCCCGAACCACTCAGGGTCCTGTGGACAGCTCACCTAGCTGCAATGGCTCCAGGTAAGCGCCCCTAAAATCCCTTTGGGCACAACGTGTCCTGAGGGGAGAGGTGGCGCCCTGTAGATGGGACAGGGGCACAAACCCTCAGGTTTGGGGCTTCTGAATGTGAGTATCGCCATCTAAGGCCAGATATTTGGCCAATCTCTGAATGTTCCTGGTCTctggagggatggagagagagaaaaaaacaaacagctccTGGAGCAGGGAGAGCGCTGGCCTCTTCCTCTCCGGCTCCCTCCATTGCCCTCCGGTTTCTCCCCAGGCTCCCGGACGTCCCTGCTCCTGGCTTTTGCCCTGCTCTGCCTGCCCTGGCTTCAAGAGGCTGGTGCCGTCCAAACCGTTCCGTTATCCAGGCTTTTTGACCACGCTATGCTCCAAGCCCATCGCGCACACCAGTTGGCCATTGACACCTACCAGGAGTTTGTAAGTTTTTGGGGAATGGGTGCGGGTCAGGGGTGGCAAGAAGGGGTGACTTTCCCCCACTGGGGAAGTAATGGGAGGAGACTAAGGAGCTCAGGGTTGTTTTCTGAAGCGAAAATGCAGGCAGATGAGCATAGGCTGAGCCAGGTTCCCAGAAAAGTAACAATGGGAGCTGGTCTCCAGCATAGAAAGCAGCGGTCCTTCTTGGTGGGGGGTCCTTCTCCTAGGAAGAAGCCTATATCCCAAAGGACCAGAAGTATTCATTCCTGCATAACTCCCAGACCTCCTTCTGCTTCTCAGACTCTATTCCGACACCCTCCAACATGGAGGAAACGCAACAGAAATCCGTGAGTGGCTGCCGTCTCCCcaggtggggatgggggagaCCTGTGGTCAGAGCCCCCGGGCAGCATAGCCACTGCCGGTCCTTCCCCTGCAGAACTTAGAGCTGCTCCGCATCTCCCTGCTGCTCATCGAGTCGTGGCTGGAGCCCGTGCGGTTCCTCAGGAGTATGTTCGCCAACAACCTGGTGTATGACACCTCGGACAGCGATGACTATCACCTCCTAAAGGACCTAGAGGAAGGCATCCAAACGCTGATGGGGGTGAGGGTGGCGCCAGGGGTCGCCAATCCTGGAACCCCACTGGCTTCGAGGGCTGGGGGAGAGAAACACTGCTGCCCTCTTTTTAGCAGTAAGGCGCTGACCCAAGAGAACTCACCTTATTCTTCATTTCGCCTGGTGAATCCTCCAGGCCTTTCTCTACACCctgaaggggagggaggaaaatggatgaatgagagagggagggaacagTGCCCAAGCGCTTggcctctccttctcttccttcacttTGCAGAGGCTGGAAGACGGCAGCCGCCGGACTGGGCAGATCCTCAAGCAGACCTACAGCAAGTTTGACACAAACTCGCACAACCATGACGCACTGCTCAAGAACTACGGGCTGCTCCACTGCTTCAGGAAGGACATGGACAAGGTCGAGACATTCCTGCGCATGGTGCAGTGCCGCTCTGTGGAGGGCAGCTGTGGCTTCTAGGTGCCCGAGTAGCATCCTGTGAACCCTCCCCAGTGCCTCTCCTGGCCCTGAAGGTGCCACTCCAGTGCCCACCAGCCTTGTCCTAATAAAATTAAGTTGCATCATTTTGTCTGACTAGGTGTCCTTCTATAATATTATGAGGTGGAAGGTGGTGGTATGGAGCAAGGGGTAGGTGGAAAGAAGACCTGGAGGGCCTTCAGGGTCTATTGGGAACTAGGCCGCTGAAATATAAGAGGTTTGGCTGTTCCTGGGCCAGAAAAAAGCTGACACATCACTGCTGTCTATTACTCACTAAGGCCATTCCACCAGCTCAGTGGTCCCAGCTTGCTGGTCACAGCTCATTGGTCATCTCAGAGATGACTTGAAGGCATTTCTTCCTCCCCCACCATCACCAGCAACACCAAACCTAGCCCCCCAGGAGtgggaagaaatgaaaacaagatgGCCTATAAAGTGCAGAGGCAAAAACTCCCCAACAGGTGAAGAAACAATGGCATAGAATTACTTGGGTTCAGAAGAATTTTAAGATGAATATTCCTTAAGCCCAACTACTCTTGGGAAATGAGAACAATGCAAAAATGAGTTTGAGACATATGGAACCAGAGTATTTGGAATCTGAATTAGGGCAAGGGAAGTGGAAGAGAGATTTTATTTGGGATTGTAAGTGCAGTGCCAACAGGTGCCAGGTAGATAACAACATAAGCAATGAGGGCTGGATGGGAAGGGATAAATCCCAGATGACACTCGCTTCCCTTCGGGGGATGCAACACAGAGGGGTGGGAACCAGCACAATCTGCAGAACTCAAGCCCCTGCTGAGGTGGGACCCACCCAGCCTGTCACCATCAGGACTGCAGGGACACGGCTTCCAGACCTTCTGACCCTTTGAGACAGCCAGGACATCCAGACTTTTACATGAAAGCTAACATTTAAACACTGGCAACACATATTGAAAATCTTTTAAGGgcaaaaattaacccaaacaCACATGGTCTCCAAGCTGTCTGTGAGCAACTTTGTCCTAAGAGATGTTGATTGGGGTAACTTGGTGTAAGGGAAAGAATCAGAAAGATTTGGGCTGTATGTAATTTAGTGCCGCTGAATAAATAACTTGACCAAGCTGAGATAATAATATATTGCTTTACAAGGATTATGTGAGGACTAAATGCAATGgtatttttgatatattatagTACTCAAGAAATTGTAGTTATTTCTGCATTGAATTTTTGgatgttttgtgttttctgatGGAGTGTCTAAATACCTGTAGTGAAATTATATTGTTTTCCTAATGACAATTAGGAAATAATAAACATCTCAGATgtttattatttccaaataagcacTAAAGAGCAGCGGTTGGTTAAGAGTTTACTCTCCCAAGCACCTTGGCTAAGTGACTGGTGACCTATAAATCGATACTAAGATGCTCACAGGAACTCTAGTATCCAAAAATGATTTCATGAAGTCAGGAATTGTTTTGCAATGCAAATAATCAACTCCCTAATTAATCTTCTTTAGAAGTTCTGATTCTTATGTGCTATAATGAATTTTCTTGATAACAAGAACCACTTGTGttcatttttgtctattttaccATTAATAACTCAGTCCTTGGGAAGTGGTTGAAAGTTGAACTAAACAGAATTCTGGAGCTGCTGCATTTCTCAGCTCAGAAGCCATTCCTGCATCTTGCATTGTTCTTCTACTATCGGGCTTCAAAATTATGGCATTTTGGAGTTAGAAGGGCCTCATAAGTCAGTCTAGTTTCTTCCACTTTGGGAATCTTATCCTACAGCATCCATTACAGTCAGTATTCCAATTACGAGTGTGTAGCACTAGAACCAAGGGAATCACTTTCACAAGGCTCCTCATTCTATTAAACCACTCTCACTGCAAAAAACTATTTCTTGCACGAAGCTGGAATCAATATTCCTGCAATGTCCTTCATTTGGccttaaaattatttagaaatctCAGTCTTTAGAAGTCGATGGAATGAGCACAATTATAATTATCTCTCGGCCTGCGTGTTTTAAAAGGAATTGTGAGCCAtcttaataagtatttgttgaatgcacGTGACAGGGGAATGACAATGTCCAGCGCCTACTTGGGTGGCTAAGAGGGTTCTAAAGTGGGGTGGTCATAACATATAACTGAACTGCAGGGGGAGCCACACTCCAGAGACTGTCCTCCCAGCTCCCCTCGGGTGTAGGAGAATCCACTCAACCACTGCTGGTTGAGAATTAGAAAGATACTACCTaactttgcacattttaaaatataaaaagacctTAAAGACCATCTACTTTAAACTCTTTGATTTACCCACTGTTACTCTACCTTTCAGCTCATCAGCTTGGTGTGGACGGCAATTTCCGCTGCAAATTTGAGATGCCTAGGGTGTTTTCTAAACGATGCATTCGTGAGCCCTCACTCCCTGAGATTCTGATATAATTAGCCTGGAATGTGGTCCAGGCAAGAGTAGTTTGAAAactttcccaggtgattctaacatgTAAACAAGGTTGAGAACCACGGTGTTAGGGACCGCAAAGATGAGACCCATGTGTCCACAGCAGTTGTATTGGTGTAAcagggaaaaaggagaaaaaggagatgaGAGGCCTGGGCCAGTTGTGGTGCCACCTGCTCCTAATTCCAACCAGTCATCTAAAAGTGTTTATCgtgagccagtcacaaaaagacaaatactctcTGATTCCAGTCAGATGAGGTACTCagagcagtcaaattcatagagacaaaaagtaggatGGTGGCTGCCAGTGGCTGTGGGGAGGGATGGAATAGGGAGCTATTTAATGAGCACAGGGTTTCAGCTGTGCAAGATGAAAAGGGTTCTGGAGGTGGTTGGTGGCGATGGTTGCATGACGATGTCAATGTACTTGACGTGACTGAACTGTATAcgtaaaatggttaagatggaaaCGTTTGTATCTTCTCACAACTAAAAATTGTTaacagtttctttttgttttggtttttgagacagaggctggagtgcagtggtgggatcttggctcactgcaacctccgcctcctcccgggttcaagtgattctcatgcctcagcctcctgagtagctgggattataagtgtgcaccaccacacagggcagatttttgtatttttggtaaagacagggttttgccatgttggccaggctggtctcaaactcctggcctcaggtgatccaccctccttggcctcccaaagtgataggatcataggcaggagccaccaggcctggcccttaATGGTAATTTCTAACGAAAACCCTTCCTGAAGATAAGATTAGCGAGACTCGCACAGGGAAGAGTTCAACAGGCAGAGCTCCAGTCATCCTTGACCCCTGGCATAATGTTTTACTgactctgtcattttttttttgaatttaccCTAACCTAAAGTGaccaattctgaatttcttccatGAGCATTGTCGAAATACACATGGTGGGTTTTGTCCCTTTATACACAGTTGAGAGCAGAACTgaccccttcccttttcttctgaaTTACAGGGTCTGGGCTTCTAAGCCAAGAC
Proteins encoded in this window:
- the LOC101125803 gene encoding chorionic somatomammotropin hormone 2 isoform X3 — translated: MMSLGCWSGSRTSLLLAFALLCLPWLQEAGAVQTVPLSRLFDHAMLQAHRAHQLAIDTYQEFEEAYIPKDQKYSFLHNSQTSFCFSDSIPTPSNMEETQQKSNLELLRISLLLIESWLEPVRFLRSMFANNLVYDTSDSDDYHLLKDLEEGIQTLMGRLEDGSRRTGQILKQTYSKFDTNSHNHDALLKNYGLLHCFRKDMDKVETFLRMVQCRSVEGSCGF
- the LOC101125803 gene encoding chorionic somatomammotropin hormone 2 isoform X1, producing MMSLGCWSGSRTSLLLAFALLCLPWLQEAGAVQTVPLSRLFDHAMLQAHRAHQLAIDTYQEFEEAYIPKDQKYSFLHNSQTSFCFSDSIPTPSNMEETQQKSNLELLRISLLLIESWLEPVRFLRSMFANNLVYDTSDSDDYHLLKDLEEGIQTLMGVRVAPGVANPGTPLASRAGGEKHCCPLFSSKALTQENSPYSSFRLVNPPGLSLHPEGEGGKWMNERGREQCPSAWPLLLFLHFAEAGRRQPPDWADPQADLQQV
- the LOC101125803 gene encoding chorionic somatomammotropin hormone 1 isoform X2; translated protein: MAPGSRTSLLLAFALLCLPWLQEAGAVQTVPLSRLFDHAMLQAHRAHQLAIDTYQEFEEAYIPKDQKYSFLHNSQTSFCFSDSIPTPSNMEETQQKSNLELLRISLLLIESWLEPVRFLRSMFANNLVYDTSDSDDYHLLKDLEEGIQTLMGVRVAPGVANPGTPLASRAGGEKHCCPLFSSKALTQENSPYSSFRLVNPPGLSLHPEGEGGKWMNERGREQCPSAWPLLLFLHFAEAGRRQPPDWADPQADLQQV
- the LOC101125803 gene encoding chorionic somatomammotropin hormone 1 isoform X4; amino-acid sequence: MAPGSRTSLLLAFALLCLPWLQEAGAVQTVPLSRLFDHAMLQAHRAHQLAIDTYQEFEEAYIPKDQKYSFLHNSQTSFCFSDSIPTPSNMEETQQKSNLELLRISLLLIESWLEPVRFLRSMFANNLVYDTSDSDDYHLLKDLEEGIQTLMGRLEDGSRRTGQILKQTYSKFDTNSHNHDALLKNYGLLHCFRKDMDKVETFLRMVQCRSVEGSCGF